A single region of the Sandaracinaceae bacterium genome encodes:
- a CDS encoding ABC transporter ATP-binding protein — protein sequence MATSSATTAAYALLAGPLLAAVQGDAPDDSLASSLGAVLTGLPGGLVAGVAATLLAVTVARGAAAYGQRMLTTRLGQDVVRRIRERMYVHLLHAAPQVLISQRRGEIASRISGDAMQVQALVASNLAAVASDGLTLVTLVGVALALDPALALVALAGVPPIAALVVWLARKVRAAHRAVWAQYGELSSRAAELGDSVPVIRAYGAEPQARRGFEAHTRTLEELAVGATRWTAVAGPVVQLMGALALVVALAWGAERLASGALSTASFVSFFAAMFFVYRPVQGLGATVQRVASGLSALDRVDEVLALELEGPEPEGAVAVDAAEAPLSLSEVRFAYRAGAPVLDGVSLTIEPGSSVAIVGPSGEGKTTLLLVMLGLLEPDAGAVTLGGVDARRASRASWRRQFAWVTQEPLLFGDTVLANVTLADEAPDRARAERCLEMAGATGLIAALPGGLDHALAEGGKGLSGGERQRLCIARALYREAPILVFDEATSSLDGPSEREIAETIERLMGERTVVLVSHRLSTVQRADRVVVMESGRVVEAGPPAHLWETGGRFHELFRDALPR from the coding sequence ATGGCGACCTCGTCGGCGACCACCGCGGCCTACGCGCTGCTCGCCGGCCCGCTCCTCGCGGCGGTGCAGGGCGACGCGCCGGACGACTCGCTCGCGTCCTCTCTCGGCGCGGTCCTGACGGGGCTGCCGGGCGGCCTGGTCGCCGGCGTGGCGGCCACCCTGCTGGCCGTCACGGTGGCCAGAGGAGCAGCCGCCTACGGACAGCGCATGCTCACGACCCGGCTCGGCCAGGACGTGGTGCGTCGCATTCGGGAACGCATGTATGTCCACCTGCTCCACGCTGCGCCACAGGTCCTGATCTCCCAGCGCCGGGGCGAGATCGCGTCCCGCATCTCGGGCGACGCGATGCAGGTGCAGGCGCTGGTGGCGAGCAACCTCGCGGCGGTCGCCTCCGATGGGCTCACCCTGGTCACCCTGGTCGGAGTCGCCCTCGCGCTCGATCCTGCCCTCGCCCTGGTGGCGCTGGCCGGCGTGCCCCCCATCGCCGCGCTGGTGGTCTGGCTGGCGCGAAAGGTCCGCGCGGCGCACCGGGCGGTCTGGGCGCAGTACGGCGAGCTCTCGAGCCGCGCGGCGGAGCTGGGCGACAGCGTCCCCGTGATCCGCGCGTACGGGGCGGAGCCGCAGGCGCGCCGCGGGTTCGAGGCGCACACGCGGACCCTCGAGGAGCTCGCCGTGGGCGCGACCCGGTGGACGGCCGTCGCGGGCCCGGTGGTGCAGCTGATGGGCGCGCTCGCCCTGGTCGTGGCCCTGGCGTGGGGGGCGGAGCGGCTCGCCTCGGGCGCGCTGTCCACGGCGTCGTTCGTCTCCTTCTTCGCCGCGATGTTCTTCGTCTACCGCCCCGTCCAGGGGCTCGGCGCGACCGTCCAGCGGGTGGCGAGCGGGCTCTCGGCCCTGGATCGGGTCGACGAGGTGCTCGCGCTCGAGCTCGAGGGCCCCGAGCCCGAGGGCGCCGTCGCGGTGGACGCGGCCGAGGCCCCGCTCTCGCTCTCCGAGGTGCGCTTCGCCTACCGCGCGGGCGCGCCGGTGCTGGACGGGGTCTCGCTCACGATCGAGCCCGGCTCGTCGGTCGCGATCGTGGGGCCCAGCGGCGAAGGCAAGACGACCCTGCTGCTCGTGATGCTGGGGCTGCTGGAGCCGGACGCGGGCGCGGTCACCCTCGGCGGCGTCGACGCCCGGCGCGCCTCGCGGGCGAGCTGGCGCCGCCAGTTCGCGTGGGTCACCCAGGAGCCGCTGCTCTTCGGCGACACGGTGCTCGCGAACGTGACCCTCGCGGACGAGGCCCCGGACCGCGCGCGCGCCGAGCGCTGCCTCGAGATGGCGGGCGCGACGGGGCTGATCGCGGCGCTGCCCGGCGGGCTCGATCACGCGCTGGCGGAGGGCGGCAAGGGCCTCTCGGGGGGAGAGCGGCAGCGGCTCTGCATCGCCCGGGCGCTCTATCGCGAGGCGCCGATCCTGGTCTTCGACGAGGCGACCAGCTCCCTCGACGGGCCGAGCGAGCGGGAGATCGCCGAGACGATCGAGCGGCTGATGGGCGAGCGCACGGTGGTGCTGGTCAGCCACCGGCTCAGCACGGTGCAGCGCGCCGACCGCGTGGTCGTGATGGAGAGCGGCCGCGTGGTCGAGGCTGGCCCGCCCGCTCACCTGTGGGAGACTGGCGGCCGCTTCCACGAGCTCTTCCGAGACGCGCTCCCGCGGTAG
- a CDS encoding HEAT repeat domain-containing protein, which yields MIRLSLALALLCPLLAPAPSAAQAPLPHEIDLGAPPRPFTLRVEATDEGPVLVVEAPRGAEVESALPIPSVEAATVESVEVAAGHRVAIVRATGGDAEAAALVAVSGRRPAVLWTGRTDLHGDPGERIADVLSLEDRTSDGLPDVVVGVRREGATLCGEDATLLMPRAYDPASGRMRPVVLARVPSDGLSVTATRESPGPSGPPLLRSLSPTGASSHAGHGDATQLSPPRALTDGRPDTFWAEGRGGPGTGELVTLRWTARFPIHAFAIIAGATGDAGPQLGRVRRFWLVGDDSRIRVQMPEDAGLHPGERYWIVPPEPVAWRCVSLVLDEAYGPPGVRDAAVHTAVAELEAYTELDFGRGIEGLVSILVEGGEGGDEATRLLSGLGEEALALVAGAWPRLDEQGRRRAVRVFATGARRDIEAGIDALATAARDEAEPVRRSALEALGTLGPRAAEYLGELVREPAPVGDDAIRPLLRHPAAQVVPALLAAMAAEGGSERPLLREGLARSLAGGDGEARGAFEAWADAEPPIGALASALLGLADYGPSRSLARGRLGAATERAEAFSDLWRLVRAARDLPSEPAVDAWLASIAREAEEWMLRAAAVQALEQREAPDRLDVARAALEDDYPRVRVQAVHILDQLDEDDARLATIARQDSWPMVREAAVDALWSRPAGQDAVRRAARDRSPRVRQTAIRGLTRAGDREAWPLVRARLTDSDEWPQVTVAALRYVRQLCVPGAEEAVLAVLRRGLEPDAWAPDVDVAAVAVDLALVLGGELAETATRLASREDAPAQIRAALRRRQESPATCGE from the coding sequence GTGATTCGCCTCAGCCTCGCCCTCGCGCTCCTCTGTCCCCTGCTCGCCCCGGCGCCGTCCGCCGCGCAGGCGCCGCTCCCGCACGAGATCGACCTGGGCGCCCCGCCCCGCCCCTTCACGCTCCGGGTCGAGGCCACCGACGAGGGCCCCGTGCTCGTCGTGGAGGCGCCGCGCGGAGCCGAGGTGGAGTCTGCGCTCCCCATCCCGAGCGTGGAGGCGGCGACGGTGGAGTCGGTGGAGGTCGCGGCCGGGCACCGCGTGGCCATCGTGCGGGCCACGGGAGGCGACGCGGAGGCGGCGGCGCTGGTGGCGGTGAGCGGGCGACGGCCGGCCGTGCTGTGGACCGGGCGGACCGATCTCCACGGCGACCCCGGCGAGCGCATCGCGGACGTGCTGAGCCTCGAGGACCGGACGAGCGACGGCCTCCCCGACGTCGTCGTGGGGGTGCGGCGCGAGGGCGCCACGCTCTGCGGCGAGGACGCGACGCTGCTCATGCCGCGCGCCTACGATCCCGCGTCGGGTCGCATGCGGCCGGTCGTCCTGGCGCGGGTGCCGAGCGACGGGCTCAGCGTCACCGCCACGCGGGAGTCGCCGGGGCCGAGCGGGCCGCCGCTGCTGCGGAGCCTCTCGCCCACGGGCGCGTCGAGCCACGCGGGCCACGGGGACGCGACGCAGCTCTCGCCGCCGCGGGCGCTGACCGACGGACGCCCCGACACCTTCTGGGCGGAGGGGCGCGGCGGTCCCGGGACCGGTGAGCTGGTGACCCTGCGCTGGACGGCGCGGTTCCCCATCCACGCCTTCGCGATCATCGCGGGCGCGACGGGCGACGCGGGCCCGCAGCTCGGGCGCGTGCGCCGCTTCTGGCTCGTGGGCGACGACTCGCGGATCCGCGTGCAGATGCCCGAGGACGCGGGGCTGCATCCGGGCGAGCGCTACTGGATCGTGCCCCCCGAGCCCGTCGCGTGGCGCTGCGTGTCGCTCGTGCTCGACGAGGCCTACGGGCCGCCCGGCGTGCGCGACGCGGCGGTGCACACGGCCGTGGCCGAGCTGGAGGCCTACACCGAGCTCGACTTCGGCCGCGGCATCGAGGGGCTGGTGTCCATCCTCGTCGAGGGGGGCGAAGGCGGAGACGAGGCGACGCGGCTGCTCTCCGGGCTCGGCGAGGAGGCGCTCGCGCTCGTCGCGGGGGCGTGGCCGAGGCTGGACGAGCAGGGCCGCCGCCGCGCGGTCCGGGTGTTCGCCACCGGCGCCCGGCGAGACATCGAGGCGGGGATCGACGCGCTCGCGACCGCGGCGCGCGACGAGGCCGAGCCGGTCCGTCGGAGCGCGCTCGAGGCCCTCGGCACGCTCGGCCCGCGGGCGGCCGAGTACCTCGGGGAGCTGGTCCGTGAGCCCGCGCCCGTCGGCGACGACGCGATCCGACCGCTCCTCCGCCACCCCGCGGCGCAGGTGGTGCCGGCGCTGCTCGCCGCGATGGCGGCCGAGGGCGGGAGCGAGCGGCCGCTCCTCCGCGAGGGGCTGGCGCGCTCGCTGGCCGGCGGCGACGGTGAGGCGCGCGGCGCGTTCGAGGCCTGGGCGGACGCGGAGCCGCCCATCGGCGCCCTCGCCTCCGCCCTCCTCGGCCTCGCCGACTACGGGCCGTCCCGGAGCCTGGCCCGCGGGCGGCTGGGCGCCGCGACGGAGCGCGCCGAGGCCTTCTCGGACCTCTGGCGCCTGGTGCGCGCGGCCCGCGATCTGCCGAGCGAGCCGGCCGTCGACGCCTGGCTCGCCTCCATCGCGCGCGAGGCGGAGGAGTGGATGCTGCGCGCCGCGGCGGTGCAGGCGCTCGAGCAGCGGGAGGCCCCGGACCGCCTCGATGTCGCCCGCGCGGCGCTCGAGGACGACTACCCCCGCGTTCGGGTCCAGGCGGTCCACATCCTCGACCAGCTGGACGAAGACGACGCGCGGCTCGCGACGATCGCGCGCCAGGACTCGTGGCCGATGGTCCGGGAGGCGGCGGTGGACGCGCTGTGGAGCCGCCCCGCCGGCCAGGACGCCGTGCGCCGCGCCGCGCGGGATCGCTCCCCCCGCGTGCGCCAGACCGCGATCCGCGGCCTGACCCGGGCGGGCGATCGCGAGGCGTGGCCGCTGGTGCGCGCGCGGCTGACGGACTCCGACGAGTGGCCCCAGGTCACGGTGGCCGCGCTCCGCTACGTGCGGCAGCTCTGCGTGCCCGGCGCGGAGGAGGCGGTGCTCGCGGTCCTGCGCCGCGGCCTCGAGCCCGACGCCTGGGCGCCCGACGTGGACGTGGCCGCGGTGGCGGTCGACCTCGCGCTCGTGCTCGGCGGCGAGCTGGCGGAGACCGCGACCCGCCTCGCCTCGCGGGAGGACGCGCCGGCGCAGATCCGCGCCGCGCTGCGCCGCCGCCAGGAGAGCCCGGCCACGTGTGGGGAGTGA
- the tnpA gene encoding IS200/IS605 family transposase: protein MGRYRRGGHTVYELHCHFVFTTKHREPVLRGDVGVRLRELVREVCRARDIRVLKGRVKPEHVHLFASLPPHLAPAEAMRAIKRKSARKLLREFPRLKKQLRGEDLWSRGYFVSTRGDVTDEVVAQYVMNQDLTSDDEDFEVSE from the coding sequence ATGGGACGATACCGTCGGGGCGGCCACACCGTGTACGAGCTGCACTGTCATTTCGTGTTCACCACGAAGCACCGCGAGCCCGTGCTGCGGGGCGATGTGGGCGTTCGGCTGCGTGAGCTCGTGCGGGAGGTCTGCCGAGCGCGAGACATCCGAGTCCTGAAGGGGCGTGTGAAGCCCGAGCACGTGCACCTCTTCGCGAGCCTGCCGCCCCACTTGGCGCCGGCCGAGGCGATGCGCGCCATCAAGCGCAAGTCAGCTCGGAAGCTGCTTCGGGAGTTCCCCAGGTTGAAGAAGCAGCTGAGGGGCGAAGACCTGTGGTCGCGCGGCTACTTCGTCTCTACGAGAGGTGACGTCACGGACGAAGTCGTCGCGCAGTACGTCATGAACCAGGATCTGACGAGCGACGACGAGGACTTCGAGGTGAGCGAGTAG
- a CDS encoding DUF4340 domain-containing protein has translation MSKRTTIVLAVLNAALLGFILLYEQGTLSTSDVARRSGQVLRRFVRERVDHVELIRDEDAPIVFDRERTEDDELGDSLGTWTLTAPVESAADDDAVDSLLSALEWLDARRTLEGVADEDRARMGLDEPRFVVRFRVMDEEVALRVGSEAPTGDGVYAAVDGEDRAYVVGTDFIESIDHDVDHFRDKDLFAGFYGTDARQITLGGGVPELRFERDGVWRVRAPVRGWADASKVDRLLRGLRDLRATRFLDERPDDLGPYGLDAPWRALTVTRAEGETATLLVGEPCGEHAEERYARAATDEDGEGPVVCVRASDVQMLELDPESVRATSLLTLGDDAIERVEVGALTLRRGETTWELQVGEGEPSPADDAAIAAWLGALRDARVRRFEPVDGEPGHGLGSPAATVTFHRSDDDQTLVLHLGEVDADGAWARRGDEEALTLYDAAVAEALRPTPLRFRARQLVSLEPGDARSLGLEAGSEAGSEAGRVTERAIRGEGGAWTLEAPSSMEADRVVVRDIARRLATLAAERFVAEAPAAEHGLRSPSRVVTARFEPAEEGGEPTDLRLAFGAETVEGTYARLDEGPVFIASAELVDAVERSLASLDALTVPIEDLTSIRLERGPEQTELTRDGTTWQLAGGGTPNPDRTRALLDRLSTLRASRVLTHGAQDASLAAPPLRVVATRRDGSTVSLSFGPEITQDGEALVPARRDGVPVTYGFRPELLESILDFAP, from the coding sequence ATGTCGAAGCGCACCACCATCGTGCTGGCCGTCCTGAACGCCGCCCTGCTCGGCTTCATTCTGCTCTACGAGCAAGGCACCCTGTCCACGTCGGACGTGGCGAGGCGGAGCGGTCAGGTGCTCCGGCGCTTCGTCCGGGAGCGCGTCGATCACGTGGAGCTGATCCGGGACGAGGACGCGCCGATCGTCTTCGACCGCGAGCGCACCGAAGACGACGAGCTGGGCGACTCCCTCGGCACCTGGACGCTGACCGCGCCGGTCGAGAGCGCGGCCGACGACGACGCGGTCGACAGTCTGTTGAGCGCGCTCGAGTGGCTCGACGCGCGCCGCACCCTCGAGGGCGTGGCGGACGAGGACCGGGCGCGGATGGGGCTCGACGAGCCCCGCTTCGTGGTGCGCTTCCGCGTGATGGACGAGGAGGTCGCGCTCCGGGTGGGCAGCGAGGCGCCGACCGGCGACGGCGTCTACGCCGCGGTGGACGGCGAGGACCGCGCCTACGTGGTCGGCACGGACTTCATCGAGTCGATCGATCACGACGTCGATCACTTCCGGGACAAGGATCTCTTCGCGGGCTTCTACGGCACCGACGCGCGCCAGATCACCCTCGGCGGCGGCGTGCCGGAGCTCCGCTTCGAGCGGGACGGCGTGTGGCGCGTGCGCGCGCCGGTGCGCGGCTGGGCGGACGCGTCGAAGGTGGACCGGCTGCTGCGCGGGCTCCGCGACCTGCGCGCGACCCGCTTCCTCGACGAGCGCCCCGACGATCTGGGGCCCTACGGCCTGGACGCGCCTTGGCGCGCGCTCACCGTGACCCGCGCCGAGGGCGAGACGGCGACGCTCCTCGTGGGCGAGCCGTGCGGCGAGCACGCCGAGGAGCGCTACGCGCGCGCGGCGACGGATGAAGACGGCGAGGGCCCCGTGGTCTGCGTGCGCGCGAGCGACGTGCAGATGCTCGAGCTCGATCCGGAGTCGGTCCGGGCCACCTCGCTCCTGACCCTGGGCGACGACGCCATCGAGCGCGTGGAGGTCGGCGCGCTGACCCTGCGCCGGGGCGAGACCACCTGGGAGCTGCAGGTCGGCGAAGGCGAGCCGTCCCCGGCCGACGACGCGGCCATCGCGGCCTGGCTCGGCGCCCTGCGCGACGCCCGCGTGCGGCGCTTCGAGCCCGTGGACGGCGAGCCGGGGCACGGCCTGGGCAGCCCGGCCGCCACCGTGACCTTCCACCGGAGCGACGACGACCAGACCCTCGTCCTGCACCTCGGGGAGGTCGACGCCGACGGAGCCTGGGCGCGCCGCGGAGACGAGGAGGCGCTGACCCTCTACGACGCGGCCGTGGCCGAGGCGCTCCGGCCCACGCCGCTCCGCTTCCGCGCGCGTCAGCTCGTCTCCCTCGAGCCCGGCGACGCGCGCAGCCTCGGCCTCGAGGCGGGCAGCGAGGCTGGCAGCGAGGCGGGCAGGGTGACCGAGCGCGCGATACGCGGCGAGGGCGGCGCCTGGACGCTCGAGGCGCCGTCCAGCATGGAGGCGGACCGCGTCGTGGTGCGCGACATCGCCCGGCGGCTCGCGACCCTGGCCGCCGAGCGCTTCGTCGCCGAGGCGCCCGCGGCCGAGCACGGGCTACGGAGCCCCTCGCGCGTGGTCACCGCGCGCTTCGAGCCGGCAGAGGAGGGTGGCGAGCCCACCGATCTCCGCCTCGCCTTCGGGGCCGAGACGGTCGAAGGCACCTACGCCCGCCTCGACGAGGGCCCCGTGTTCATCGCCAGCGCGGAGCTGGTCGACGCGGTCGAGCGCTCGCTCGCGAGCCTCGACGCGCTGACCGTGCCCATCGAGGACCTGACCTCCATCCGCCTCGAGCGTGGCCCCGAGCAGACCGAGCTGACGCGCGACGGAACCACCTGGCAGCTCGCGGGCGGCGGCACGCCGAACCCCGACCGCACCCGGGCCCTGCTCGATCGCCTCTCCACCCTGCGCGCGAGCCGGGTGCTCACCCACGGCGCGCAGGACGCCAGCCTGGCCGCGCCGCCCCTCCGCGTCGTCGCGACGCGGCGAGACGGATCGACCGTGAGCCTCTCGTTCGGCCCCGAGATCACGCAGGACGGCGAAGCCCTCGTGCCGGCCCGCCGCGACGGAGTCCCGGTCACCTACGGCTTCCGGCCCGAGCTGCTCGAGTCGATCCTCGACTTCGCGCCGTGA
- a CDS encoding GldG family protein, with protein sequence MSAPETDRATRKRQQQRWLAAVNVVLFLGLAFQLNYLSYRHYERWDWTEHDLYTLSDRSKAVLEQLDQPVQLFILMSEQDPAFRDLQNLLERYRTETDQLDVQYVDPERDPGRYREVSQRFATGEVGALGLPTDVVAVIAVGERHRTIERNDLVHQSFDPMGDEDTIELDVQSERSLTGAIVDLTQAEPTTLCVSAGHGELALEGGERSLSGFADQIRGDSVELEQLETRGQSRVPARCDALAIIGPQIAFPEAEVDVIRRYVRDGGNLLVALEPVPTRDQTGFISLGLEDMLRDFGVRADRNLVVEPNGALLPAEVGHPVGPYFVVGWGEHRVVEPFQGLGLPLVISDARSVRPVEGAAATTLFSTSEQSYAFSQAGAEPLGRDEAEVQGPVSLGVAARVEITGQDAPEEDETDEEASDGVGGRLVVLGDATMFESRFMGQPTIVNANLATAVVGWLTQREALISIEGRSIEQRQIRMSEEDVGGLFLRVVVLIPLAFIFLGFAVWWNRRQ encoded by the coding sequence ATGAGCGCCCCCGAGACCGATCGCGCGACCCGCAAGCGCCAGCAGCAGCGCTGGCTCGCGGCGGTGAACGTGGTGCTCTTCCTCGGGCTCGCGTTCCAGCTCAACTACCTCTCCTATCGCCACTACGAGCGGTGGGACTGGACCGAGCACGACCTCTACACGCTCTCCGACCGCAGCAAGGCGGTGCTCGAGCAGCTCGACCAGCCGGTGCAGCTGTTCATCTTGATGAGCGAGCAGGACCCCGCGTTCCGGGATCTGCAGAACCTCCTCGAGCGCTACCGCACCGAGACCGACCAGCTCGACGTGCAGTACGTCGACCCCGAGCGCGACCCGGGCCGCTACCGCGAGGTCAGCCAGCGCTTCGCGACGGGCGAGGTCGGCGCGCTCGGCCTGCCGACCGACGTGGTCGCGGTCATCGCGGTCGGCGAGCGGCACCGCACGATCGAGCGGAACGATCTCGTGCACCAGAGCTTCGACCCCATGGGGGACGAGGACACGATCGAGCTCGACGTGCAGTCCGAGCGCTCGCTCACCGGGGCCATCGTGGACCTGACGCAGGCGGAGCCGACGACCCTCTGCGTCAGCGCGGGGCACGGCGAGCTCGCGCTCGAGGGCGGCGAGCGGTCGCTGAGCGGCTTCGCCGACCAGATCCGCGGCGACAGCGTGGAGCTCGAGCAGCTCGAGACCCGCGGGCAGTCGCGGGTGCCCGCCCGCTGTGACGCGCTCGCGATCATCGGCCCGCAGATCGCCTTCCCCGAGGCGGAGGTCGACGTGATCCGGCGCTACGTGCGCGACGGCGGCAACCTGCTGGTGGCGCTCGAGCCGGTGCCCACGCGAGACCAGACCGGCTTCATCTCCCTCGGCCTCGAGGACATGCTCCGCGACTTCGGCGTGCGCGCGGACCGCAACCTCGTCGTCGAGCCGAACGGGGCGCTCCTGCCGGCCGAGGTCGGCCACCCCGTCGGGCCGTACTTCGTGGTCGGCTGGGGCGAGCACCGCGTGGTGGAGCCCTTCCAGGGGCTGGGCCTGCCGCTCGTGATCAGCGACGCGCGCAGCGTGCGCCCGGTCGAGGGGGCCGCCGCGACGACCCTCTTCTCCACCTCCGAGCAGTCCTACGCGTTCAGCCAGGCGGGGGCCGAGCCGCTCGGGCGCGATGAGGCCGAGGTGCAGGGCCCCGTCTCGCTCGGCGTCGCGGCCCGGGTCGAGATCACCGGCCAGGACGCGCCCGAAGAAGACGAGACGGACGAAGAGGCGTCGGACGGCGTGGGCGGGCGGCTCGTGGTGCTCGGTGACGCGACGATGTTCGAGAGCCGCTTCATGGGCCAGCCGACCATCGTCAACGCCAACCTCGCCACCGCCGTCGTCGGCTGGCTGACCCAGCGCGAGGCGCTGATCTCGATCGAGGGCCGCAGCATCGAGCAGCGGCAGATCCGCATGAGCGAGGAGGACGTGGGCGGGCTCTTCCTCCGCGTCGTCGTGCTCATCCCGCTCGCGTTCATCTTCCTGGGCTTCGCGGTCTGGTGGAACCGGAGGCAGTGA
- a CDS encoding ABC transporter permease gives MRATWTILRREVYALFVSPMAWVTLTVWLTWCGFQFFLLASWFTGQQLSGGPQDSPLTMFFGQTTLFYLPLLVLVPLITMRLLAEEQSRGTIELLMTAPVTEAQVVIGKYGAAMVFWLAMWLPTGLYVYLTSVYGHVDLFTVLTSYLGILGFGAYYIALGTLMSALSKNQIVAALLTFFVLAVLFMVSVAGFLADEHRDLFAYLSIWGHMESFSRGVVDSRYLVFDSTVTATALAFAIGALKLRRLEG, from the coding sequence ATGAGGGCCACCTGGACCATCCTCCGGCGTGAGGTCTACGCGCTCTTCGTCTCCCCGATGGCGTGGGTCACGCTCACCGTCTGGCTCACCTGGTGCGGCTTCCAGTTCTTCCTGCTCGCGAGCTGGTTCACCGGCCAGCAGCTCAGCGGCGGCCCGCAGGACAGCCCGCTGACGATGTTCTTCGGCCAGACCACCCTGTTCTACCTGCCGCTGCTGGTGCTGGTGCCGCTGATCACCATGCGCCTCCTCGCGGAGGAGCAGTCCCGCGGCACGATCGAGCTGCTGATGACCGCGCCGGTGACCGAGGCGCAGGTCGTGATCGGCAAGTACGGGGCGGCGATGGTCTTCTGGCTCGCCATGTGGCTGCCGACCGGCCTCTACGTCTACCTGACGAGCGTCTACGGGCACGTGGACCTGTTCACGGTGCTGACCAGCTACCTCGGCATCCTCGGCTTCGGCGCCTACTACATCGCGCTCGGCACGCTGATGAGCGCGCTGTCCAAGAACCAGATCGTGGCCGCGCTCCTGACCTTCTTCGTGCTCGCGGTGCTCTTCATGGTCTCGGTGGCGGGCTTCCTCGCCGACGAGCACCGTGATCTGTTCGCGTACCTCAGCATCTGGGGGCACATGGAGTCGTTCTCGCGCGGCGTCGTCGACTCGCGCTACCTCGTGTTCGACTCGACGGTCACCGCCACCGCGCTGGCCTTCGCCATCGGCGCGCTGAAGCTGCGGAGGCTCGAGGGATGA
- a CDS encoding ABC transporter ATP-binding protein gives MIEVRDLTKHYGGHEAVKGLTFEVPRGQICGFLGPNGAGKSTTLRMLTGFLAPTRGSISIGGIDALEQPLEARKALGYMPEACPLYPEMRVGEYLRYRAALKGLPSSEVSGRVEASLKQASVDDVAHRIIGQLSKGYRQRVGLADALVADPPLLVLDEPTAGLDPNQIRQVRELITELSKNKTVLLSTHILPEVEALCDRVLIIHKGKLVSEGEPTTLRGQMAGRQVIQLEGRGAEAAFQAALDGLEGVRLVDAIRVVSGTGDAQVVRARLESDDPDAAERVFAAVAAAGLALRELRRREASLEDVFTDLTTTDEAAEDEPATNEPKTDERDEEE, from the coding sequence GTGATCGAGGTTCGTGACCTCACGAAGCACTATGGGGGCCACGAGGCCGTCAAAGGGCTCACTTTCGAGGTGCCCCGCGGCCAGATCTGCGGCTTCCTGGGCCCCAACGGCGCCGGCAAGAGCACCACGCTCCGCATGCTGACGGGCTTCCTCGCGCCGACGCGCGGCTCGATCTCGATCGGCGGCATCGACGCGCTCGAGCAGCCCCTCGAGGCCCGCAAGGCGCTCGGCTACATGCCCGAGGCGTGCCCGCTCTACCCGGAGATGCGGGTCGGCGAGTACCTCCGCTACCGCGCCGCGCTCAAGGGCTTGCCCTCGTCGGAGGTGAGCGGCCGCGTGGAGGCGTCCCTGAAGCAGGCCTCGGTCGACGACGTCGCCCACCGCATCATCGGGCAGCTCTCCAAGGGCTACCGCCAGCGGGTGGGGCTCGCGGACGCGCTGGTCGCCGACCCGCCGCTCCTCGTGCTCGACGAGCCCACCGCGGGCCTCGACCCCAACCAGATCCGCCAGGTCCGCGAGCTCATCACGGAGCTGTCGAAGAACAAGACGGTGCTGCTGAGCACCCACATCCTCCCCGAGGTCGAGGCGCTCTGCGACCGCGTGCTCATCATCCACAAGGGCAAGCTGGTCTCGGAGGGCGAGCCGACCACCCTGCGCGGGCAGATGGCGGGGCGGCAGGTGATCCAGCTCGAGGGCCGCGGCGCCGAGGCCGCGTTCCAGGCCGCGCTCGACGGGCTCGAGGGGGTCCGGCTCGTCGATGCCATCCGCGTGGTCTCGGGGACGGGCGACGCCCAGGTCGTGCGCGCGCGGCTCGAGTCCGACGACCCGGACGCGGCCGAGCGGGTGTTCGCGGCCGTCGCCGCGGCGGGGCTCGCGCTCCGGGAGCTGCGCCGGCGCGAGGCGTCGCTCGAGGACGTGTTCACGGATCTGACGACGACCGACGAGGCGGCGGAGGACGAGCCGGCGACGAACGAGCCGAAGACGGACGAGAGGGACGAAGAGGAATGA
- a CDS encoding sigma-70 family RNA polymerase sigma factor: protein MVSSTAATLPLSTREAATCASAPLTTSRARSMDPDATLIARAKDGDTAAFRQIFLRHRDKVSRIVYRMIGPSPDVEDVVQDVFLNVYRSLPSFRGDSKFSTWLYRLATNVTRMHLRRGRSRPKFSDVDVPEAPSDDAPPQVTPDLQVERAERVRALYRLLDELSEKKREVLVMHDLEGVPAKEIAEHLDIPVLTVRTRLFYARKDLYARLAAEPSLQGVMEALMDQLPGKPKRKQKPKGEGATP from the coding sequence ATGGTATCCTCGACCGCAGCCACCCTCCCTCTCTCCACGCGCGAGGCCGCGACCTGCGCCTCTGCGCCCCTGACGACCTCGCGTGCCCGCTCGATGGACCCGGACGCCACCCTGATCGCGCGCGCCAAGGACGGCGACACGGCGGCCTTTCGGCAGATCTTCCTGCGCCATCGGGACAAGGTCTCGCGGATCGTCTACCGCATGATCGGGCCGTCGCCGGACGTGGAGGACGTGGTCCAGGACGTGTTCCTGAACGTGTACCGCTCGCTCCCCTCCTTCCGCGGCGACTCGAAGTTCAGCACCTGGCTCTACCGGCTCGCGACCAACGTCACGCGCATGCACCTGCGCCGCGGCCGCTCCCGCCCCAAGTTCTCCGACGTCGACGTGCCGGAGGCGCCCTCGGACGACGCCCCGCCGCAGGTCACGCCGGATCTCCAGGTCGAGCGGGCCGAGCGCGTCCGTGCCCTCTATCGCCTGCTCGACGAGCTGAGCGAGAAGAAGCGCGAGGTGCTCGTGATGCACGACCTCGAGGGCGTGCCCGCCAAGGAGATCGCCGAGCACCTCGACATCCCGGTGCTCACCGTGCGCACCCGCCTCTTCTACGCCCGCAAGGATCTCTACGCGCGCCTCGCGGCGGAGCCGAGCCTGCAGGGCGTGATGGAGGCGCTGATGGACCAGCTCCCCGGCAAGCCGAAGCGCAAGCAGAAGCCCAAGGGAGAAGGCGCGACCCCGTGA